A single genomic interval of Pyrus communis chromosome 5, drPyrComm1.1, whole genome shotgun sequence harbors:
- the LOC137734152 gene encoding uncharacterized aarF domain-containing protein kinase At5g05200, chloroplastic, which yields MAVSMVSAVRGGRLPALHRHHGRQMILSSSSSSIIGSWGSLKSSKQLNCSSNSRGFTLFARYSQAQDVYSSRLQDRFQDLPKLVEDILQTSVSTGPRGALRMVQGIQAFIGVGGEWLADVSKSANSSAGLPTQLQLGLVSPLYLRRLFERMGATYVKLGQFIASAPTLFPPEYVEEFQNCFDRTPAVPFAEIQAILRQELGRPIDSVYEYVDPTPLASASIAQVHAARLRGSQEDVVIKILKPGIEDMLVADLNFIYIVVRILEFLSPDISRASLVGIVQDIRESVLEEVDFYKEAANIESFRRYLEAMGLTRQATAPKVYHQCSSKRVLTMERLYGVPLTDLNSISSFVSNPETSLITALNVWFGSLLACESFHADVHAGNLWLLRDGRIGFLDFGIVGRISPKTWGAMEIFLASIAAEEYESMASALIEMGATDTNVDTKAFARDLEKMFSSIKDLDTEVVIATAREPSTNATAVSANLVVDERQMNALFLDVIRVSESYGLKFPREFALLLKQLLYFDRYTRLLAPNLNMLQDQRISIASNRRTNYRNNFR from the exons ATGGCTGTTTCGATGGTCTCAGCAGTGAGAGGCGGTCGTTTGCCGGCACTTCACCGTCATCACGGCCGTCAGATGATTCTGAGCTCGTCCTCCTCGTCGATTATTGGTAGTTGGGGTTCGTTAAAATCATCGAAGCAGCTTAATTGCAGCTCAAACTCAAGGGGCTTCACTCTCTTTGCCCGTTACTCTCAAGCTCAGGATGTTTACTCCTCCCGCCTTCAAG ATAGGTTTCAAGACTTGCCTAAACTGGTGGAGGACATTCTCCAAACATCAGTAAGCACAGGCCCACGCGGCGCTCTTAGGATGGTCCAAGGTATTCAGGCGTTTATTGGGGTTGGGGGGGAGTGGCTTGCCGACGTATCAAAG TCAGCAAACTCATCTGCCGGATTACCAACCCAACTGCAGCTTGGATTGGTGTCCCCCCTTTATTTGAGGAGATTGTTTGAGCGCATGGGGGCAACCTACGTTAAGTTGGGTCAG TTCATTGCATCTGCACCAACATTGTTCCCACCAGAATATGTTGAAGAATTTCAGAACTGCTTTGACAGAACTCCTGCAGTACCCTTTGCGGAGATTCAAGCAATCTTGCGACAGGAATTGGGAAGACCAATTGACAGTGTTTATGAATATGTTGACCCAACCCCGCTTGCTTCAGCCTCAATAGCACAA GTTCATGCTGCAAGGCTAAGAGGCTCCCAAGAAGATGTAGTTATAAAGATCTTGAAACCTGGAATAGAAGATATGTTGGTTGCAGATCTAAATTTTATCTACATTGTTGTCCGCATTTTGGAATTCTTGAGTCCTGATATAAGCCGTGCTTCATTG GTTGGTATTGTGCAAGATATACGGGAGTCCGTGCTTGAAGAAGTTGATTTCTATAAGGAGGCTGCAAACATTGAGTCCTTTAGGAGATATTTAGAAGCCATGGGACTCACAAGGCAGGCTACGGCTCCAAAAGTGTATCACCAATGCAGCAGCAAACGAGTTTTAACAATGGAGAGGCTGTACGGAGTTCCTCTTACTGACTTAAACAGTATAAGTTCCTTTGTCTCTAATCCGGAGACCAGTCTCATAACTGCCCTTAATGTGTG GTTTGGCAGTTTGCTTGCCTGTGAAAGCTTCCACGCAGATGTGCATGCAGGGAACCTGTGGTTGTTGCGCGATGGCCGCATTGGGTTTCTTGATTTTG GAATTGTTGGCCGTATATCCCCAAAAACATGGGGTGCCATGGAAATCTTTTTGGCATCAATTGCAGCTGAAGAATATGAATCAATGGCATCTGCGCTGATTGAAATGGGTGCTACAGACACAAATGTTGATACTAAGGCCTTTGCAAGAGACTTGGAAAAGATGTTCTCATCAATAAAG GATTTGGATACTGAAGTAGTCATAGCAACTGCCAGGGAGCCATCTACGAATGCAACTGCTGTCTCTGCTAATCTAGTTGTTGATGAGAGACAAATGAATGCACTTTTTCTCGATGTG attcggGTTAGtgaatcatatggattgaaaTTCCCGCGAGAGTTTGCACTTCTCCTGAAGCAGCTTTTGTATTTTGATCGGTACACCCGTTTGTTGGCCCCGAACTTGAATATGCTCCAAGACCAAAGGATTTCCATCGCTTCTAATCGAAGAACCAACTACAGGAACAATTTCAGATGA